The Cellulomonas sp. P24 genome contains a region encoding:
- a CDS encoding SPFH domain-containing protein, with amino-acid sequence MHDDVTPQESVGGSPRGEPVGHAGTRVEIAERSARVRNGGIGILAGLVAIGASIGLLAGADSTTGALSPVLGVLGVLVMLLAFVLFASVTVISPGETKVVQLFGRYVGTVRRTGLVMTPLLTTRRRVSVRVRNFETSELKVNDADGNPVNIAAIVVWQVTDTARATFAVESFQGFVEVQSEAALRHVATSHPYDNADTGEATLRGSTDQVSDELAHEVAARVVIAGVEVVEARISHLAYAPEIAQAMLQRQQAGAIIAAREKIVEGAVTMVDGALRRLEEESIVELDDERKAAMVSNLLVVLCGEARATPVINAGSLYT; translated from the coding sequence ATGCACGACGACGTCACCCCTCAGGAGTCCGTGGGTGGGTCACCGCGCGGCGAGCCCGTCGGCCACGCCGGCACCAGGGTCGAGATCGCCGAGCGATCGGCGCGCGTCCGCAACGGCGGCATCGGGATCCTCGCCGGCCTGGTCGCGATCGGCGCGAGCATCGGCCTGCTCGCCGGTGCCGACTCGACGACAGGCGCGCTGAGCCCGGTGCTCGGCGTCCTCGGTGTGCTGGTCATGCTGCTGGCGTTCGTGCTCTTCGCGAGCGTCACCGTGATCAGCCCCGGCGAGACCAAGGTTGTCCAGCTCTTCGGCAGGTACGTCGGCACCGTCCGTCGCACCGGGCTCGTCATGACCCCGCTGCTGACGACACGTCGGCGGGTCTCGGTCCGGGTCCGCAACTTCGAGACGAGCGAGCTCAAGGTCAACGACGCGGACGGCAACCCCGTCAACATCGCCGCGATCGTCGTGTGGCAGGTCACCGACACCGCGCGCGCGACGTTCGCGGTCGAGAGCTTCCAGGGGTTCGTCGAGGTGCAGTCCGAGGCCGCGCTCCGGCACGTGGCCACGAGCCACCCCTACGACAACGCAGACACCGGTGAGGCCACCCTCCGTGGCTCGACCGACCAGGTCTCCGACGAGCTCGCGCACGAGGTCGCCGCGCGCGTCGTGATCGCCGGCGTCGAGGTCGTCGAGGCACGCATCTCGCACCTCGCCTACGCCCCCGAGATCGCCCAGGCGATGCTGCAGCGGCAGCAGGCAGGCGCGATCATCGCCGCGCGCGAGAAGATCGTCGAGGGCGCCGTGACCATGGTCGACGGCGCGCTGCGCCGGCTCGAGGAGGAGTCGATCGTCGAGCTGGACGACGAGCGCAAGGCGGCCATGGTGTCGAACCTCCTCGTGGTCCTGTGCGGCGAGGCCCGGGCCACTCCCGTGATCAATGCGGGCAGCCTCTACACCTGA
- a CDS encoding DUF2510 domain-containing protein, whose product MTQGPSPHPGSGYLHGVSAGWYPDPSGDWQLRWWDGVLWSADVVTGTYRSREPIGQVAVPAVEQVLWDGEGHRLTTHRIWVHEPGTGRPPEELPLWTIASVDATESRVTMSVAYPGYGGRVTYVIRSASAPLLGALVHAWANRNRRAAMRL is encoded by the coding sequence ATGACGCAGGGGCCGTCGCCCCACCCCGGGTCGGGGTACCTCCACGGCGTGAGCGCCGGGTGGTACCCCGACCCGTCCGGTGACTGGCAGCTCCGCTGGTGGGACGGGGTCCTGTGGTCCGCGGACGTCGTCACCGGGACGTACCGCAGCCGGGAGCCGATCGGGCAGGTGGCGGTGCCGGCCGTCGAGCAGGTGCTGTGGGACGGCGAGGGGCACCGGTTGACGACGCACCGCATCTGGGTCCACGAGCCCGGCACCGGACGGCCTCCCGAGGAGCTGCCGCTCTGGACGATCGCCTCGGTCGACGCCACCGAGTCCCGGGTCACGATGTCGGTCGCGTACCCGGGCTACGGCGGTCGCGTGACGTACGTGATCCGCTCGGCGTCGGCACCGCTGCTCGGCGCCCTGGTGCACGCATGGGCCAACCGGAACCGTCGTGCCGCGATGCGGCTCTGA
- a CDS encoding DUF3097 domain-containing protein yields the protein MTSRPPASTRPDRPDRYGSDVLSTPTTGHRTARRSVPTPAEQGLVVEEVTTGWVGAVTRVEKSGGLHVVVLEDRRGRTRTFPLGPGFWVDGAPVELTPPRPVPAPSAPTRTASGSRAVAGARARVARGSRIWVEGKHDAELVEKVWGDDLRIEGVVVELLDGVDNLPDAVRDFAPEPGRRLGVLVDHLVPGSKESRIAEAVMRAAPRGTVVVLGHPYVDVWQAVRPERLGLSGWPTIERGVEWKHGILRELGWPAADQADVARAWQRILGSVRSYADLEPSLLGRVEELIDFVTAP from the coding sequence GTGACGTCCCGACCCCCTGCCTCGACGCGCCCGGACCGTCCCGACCGCTACGGCTCCGACGTGCTGTCGACGCCCACGACGGGCCATCGGACGGCGCGCCGCTCGGTGCCGACACCGGCCGAGCAGGGCCTGGTGGTCGAGGAGGTCACGACCGGCTGGGTCGGTGCGGTGACCCGCGTCGAGAAGTCGGGCGGTCTTCACGTCGTCGTCCTCGAGGACCGGCGCGGACGCACCCGCACGTTCCCGCTCGGACCGGGCTTCTGGGTGGACGGCGCACCCGTCGAGCTCACGCCGCCGCGGCCGGTGCCGGCGCCGTCGGCGCCCACCCGGACCGCGTCGGGGTCACGTGCGGTCGCCGGGGCACGCGCACGCGTCGCCCGTGGGTCACGCATCTGGGTCGAGGGCAAGCACGACGCCGAGCTCGTGGAGAAGGTGTGGGGCGACGACCTGCGGATCGAGGGCGTGGTGGTCGAGCTGCTCGACGGTGTCGACAACCTGCCGGACGCGGTGCGGGACTTCGCACCCGAGCCCGGCCGTCGCCTCGGCGTGCTGGTCGACCACCTCGTGCCCGGGAGCAAGGAGAGTCGCATCGCTGAGGCGGTCATGCGCGCCGCGCCTCGCGGGACGGTCGTCGTGCTGGGGCACCCGTATGTCGACGTGTGGCAGGCCGTCCGGCCGGAACGCCTCGGGCTCTCCGGCTGGCCGACGATCGAGCGTGGCGTCGAGTGGAAGCACGGCATCCTCCGCGAGCTCGGCTGGCCGGCCGCGGATCAGGCGGACGTCGCACGGGCCTGGCAACGGATCCTGGGATCCGTGCGGTCCTACGCGGACCTCGAGCCGTCGCTCCTCGGGCGGGTCGAGGAGCTGATCGACTTCGTCACCGCTCCCTGA
- a CDS encoding type II toxin-antitoxin system PemK/MazF family toxin, with amino-acid sequence MTTARWTRRLGALVQRALRATRTTSRREPTPPRRDRTAARPPGDFVGTVRTSYAPRLDGDADPGEIVWTWVPFEEDPSRGKDRPVLVIGRDGPWLLGLMLSSKDHTATPRREPHPGPRWIDIGAGAWDARRRPSEVRLDRVLRIDPQAVRREGAIMDRAQFDLIARSRPGSRS; translated from the coding sequence GTGACGACCGCGCGCTGGACCCGACGGCTCGGCGCACTCGTGCAGCGCGCCCTGCGTGCCACCCGGACGACGTCACGGCGCGAGCCCACCCCGCCCCGTCGGGACCGGACGGCGGCCCGCCCTCCCGGCGACTTCGTCGGCACGGTCCGCACGTCGTACGCTCCGCGTCTCGACGGCGACGCCGACCCGGGCGAGATCGTCTGGACCTGGGTCCCGTTCGAGGAGGACCCGTCGCGCGGAAAGGACCGGCCGGTCCTGGTGATCGGTCGCGACGGCCCGTGGCTCCTCGGGCTCATGCTGTCGAGCAAGGACCACACGGCCACGCCCCGCCGGGAGCCCCACCCCGGACCGCGCTGGATCGACATCGGCGCCGGCGCGTGGGACGCCCGCAGACGCCCCAGCGAGGTGCGGCTGGACCGGGTGCTGCGCATCGACCCGCAGGCCGTGCGTCGCGAGGGCGCGATCATGGATCGGGCGCAGTTCGACCTGATCGCACGTTCCCGACCGGGCTCCCGCTCCTGA
- a CDS encoding alpha-E domain-containing protein, with amino-acid sequence MLSRIAESLFWIGRYIERADDTARLLDVHVQSLLEDPWAEEDLACRSLLSVMDSAAPPADEPVGRAQVLAILAYDRESPAAIAGALLAARENARRAREVISTELWEAVNATWNQLPSHLDPSRPHEYFRWVRERAAVVAGIVDSATARDDTWRFLVLGRSIERADMTARLLTMRALAGAGGPTWSLLLRSCGAHEAYLRRYRGIDSDDSAAGFLLRDQLFPRSIVHALAEAEACLAVLGPPGERASEDEARMRLGHARTSLEYRPLRDVLDRLPAKMETVQRACSAASDEVRARYFPSRATTTWVGEAL; translated from the coding sequence GTGCTGAGCCGGATCGCCGAGTCGTTGTTCTGGATCGGCCGGTACATCGAGCGCGCCGACGACACCGCCCGGCTGCTCGACGTGCACGTGCAGAGCCTGCTCGAGGACCCGTGGGCCGAGGAGGACCTGGCGTGCCGGTCGCTGCTCTCGGTCATGGACTCCGCCGCACCACCTGCGGACGAGCCCGTCGGTCGCGCGCAGGTGCTCGCGATCCTCGCGTACGACCGTGAGTCACCGGCCGCGATCGCCGGCGCCCTGCTCGCTGCGCGCGAGAACGCGCGGCGTGCCCGCGAGGTGATCTCGACCGAGCTGTGGGAGGCGGTCAACGCGACGTGGAACCAGCTGCCGTCGCACCTCGACCCGTCCCGCCCCCACGAGTACTTCCGCTGGGTGCGCGAGCGTGCGGCCGTCGTCGCGGGGATCGTCGACTCCGCCACCGCCCGCGACGACACCTGGCGGTTCCTCGTCCTCGGTCGGTCGATCGAACGGGCGGACATGACCGCGCGACTCCTGACGATGCGGGCGCTCGCCGGCGCCGGCGGACCGACCTGGTCCTTGCTCCTGCGGTCGTGCGGCGCCCACGAGGCCTACCTGCGTCGCTACCGCGGCATCGACTCGGACGACAGCGCGGCCGGGTTCCTGCTCCGCGACCAGCTCTTCCCGCGATCGATCGTCCACGCGCTCGCCGAGGCCGAGGCGTGCCTCGCCGTCCTCGGCCCGCCCGGCGAGCGAGCGTCCGAGGACGAGGCGCGGATGCGGCTCGGGCATGCCCGTACGAGCCTCGAGTACCGGCCCCTGCGCGACGTCCTCGACCGGCTCCCGGCGAAGATGGAGACGGTCCAGCGCGCGTGCTCGGCGGCGAGCGACGAGGTGCGCGCCCGCTACTTCCCGTCCCGGGCGACGACGACCTGGGTGGGCGAGGCCTTGTGA
- a CDS encoding transglutaminase family protein, which yields MRRLSVVHTTTFRYAGEVTASFNEARLTPVSDHGQTVLAATLDVAPCTWRHDYRDYWGSAVTAFEVSVPHDTLTITSSSRVEVHPPRAAVADVGWEDLRSPQVTDRMAELLADTPTTAAPADVVALAAEAARGLAPARAAEAICLLLRDELEYVPGVTAVHTPAVEAWDARTGVCQDMAHLALGALRSVGIPARYVSGYLHPMRGAETGQTVTGESHAWVEWWAGQWTGFDPTNRAPAGEHHVVLARGREYQDVAPLRGIYAGTSTDVLDVQVHITQEA from the coding sequence ATGAGGCGCCTGAGCGTGGTGCACACGACGACGTTCCGGTACGCCGGGGAGGTGACCGCCTCGTTCAACGAGGCGCGCCTGACTCCCGTGTCGGACCACGGGCAGACGGTGCTCGCGGCGACGCTCGACGTCGCGCCGTGCACGTGGCGGCACGACTACCGCGACTACTGGGGCAGCGCCGTCACGGCCTTCGAGGTGTCCGTCCCGCACGACACGCTCACCATCACGTCGAGCTCGCGGGTCGAGGTGCACCCCCCACGCGCTGCGGTCGCCGACGTGGGCTGGGAGGACCTGCGCAGCCCGCAGGTGACGGACCGCATGGCGGAGCTGCTGGCCGACACGCCGACGACGGCGGCGCCTGCCGACGTCGTCGCGCTCGCGGCGGAGGCCGCGCGCGGGCTCGCACCGGCCCGGGCCGCCGAGGCGATCTGCCTCCTGCTGCGGGACGAGCTCGAGTACGTGCCCGGGGTCACCGCGGTGCACACCCCGGCCGTCGAGGCGTGGGACGCGCGCACGGGCGTCTGCCAGGACATGGCGCACCTGGCTCTCGGCGCGCTGCGCAGCGTCGGCATCCCGGCGCGCTACGTGTCCGGCTACCTGCACCCGATGCGGGGCGCCGAGACGGGCCAGACCGTCACCGGCGAGTCGCATGCGTGGGTCGAGTGGTGGGCGGGCCAGTGGACGGGCTTCGACCCGACCAACCGGGCCCCAGCGGGGGAGCACCACGTCGTGCTCGCCCGCGGTCGCGAGTACCAGGACGTCGCGCCGCTGCGGGGGATCTACGCGGGTACGAGCACCGACGTGCTCGACGTCCAGGTGCACATCACCCAGGAGGCCTGA
- the holA gene encoding DNA polymerase III subunit delta → MPPATRRPASRNTAPGAPFLGWQDAAPAPVVLVSGPEELLAERAVERVIVLARQQDPEVEVTRIDAGEYGRGTLEVVTSPSLFDEARLVVVDGVERCTDDLIADALAYLAEPAPDVVLVLRHGGGQRGKKLLDALRGAQVPTVQCDLVKKDADKTAFVTAELRRSGRRAEPAAVRALVDAVGSDLRELAAACAQLVADSTGVISAATVERYYGGRVEASGFHVADAALEGDPGRAVALLRHALATGVDPVPLVAALAAKLRVLAKVAATRGRGQDAVRALGLAPWQVERAARELARWTPEGLAEAITAVAQADAEVKGQSRDPQFAVERAVLRVAAASR, encoded by the coding sequence GTGCCTCCCGCGACCCGACGTCCCGCCAGCCGCAACACCGCTCCGGGGGCTCCCTTCCTCGGCTGGCAGGACGCGGCGCCGGCACCGGTGGTGCTCGTCTCCGGACCGGAGGAGCTGCTGGCCGAGCGGGCCGTCGAGCGCGTGATCGTGCTCGCGCGACAGCAGGACCCCGAGGTCGAGGTGACGCGCATCGATGCCGGTGAGTACGGGCGTGGGACGCTCGAGGTGGTCACCAGCCCGTCGCTGTTCGACGAGGCGCGGCTCGTCGTCGTGGACGGCGTCGAGCGGTGCACGGACGACCTGATCGCCGATGCGCTGGCCTACCTCGCCGAACCGGCCCCGGACGTGGTCCTCGTGCTCCGTCATGGTGGTGGGCAGCGGGGCAAGAAGCTCCTCGACGCGCTGCGCGGGGCGCAGGTGCCCACCGTCCAGTGCGACCTCGTCAAGAAGGACGCGGACAAGACCGCGTTCGTCACCGCGGAGCTGCGCCGCTCCGGTCGCCGTGCCGAGCCCGCGGCTGTCCGGGCGCTGGTGGACGCGGTCGGCAGCGACCTGCGGGAGCTCGCCGCAGCATGCGCGCAGCTGGTCGCCGACTCGACCGGGGTGATCAGCGCCGCGACGGTGGAGCGCTACTACGGAGGGCGCGTCGAGGCCTCCGGTTTCCACGTGGCCGATGCGGCTCTCGAGGGCGACCCGGGGCGGGCGGTCGCACTCCTGCGACACGCGCTGGCGACTGGTGTCGACCCCGTCCCCCTCGTCGCCGCGCTCGCGGCGAAGCTGCGCGTGCTCGCCAAGGTCGCCGCGACCCGCGGCCGGGGCCAGGATGCGGTACGCGCGCTCGGCCTCGCCCCGTGGCAGGTCGAGCGTGCCGCCAGGGAGCTCGCGCGGTGGACCCCGGAGGGTCTTGCCGAGGCCATCACCGCGGTGGCGCAGGCCGACGCGGAGGTCAAGGGACAGAGCCGCGACCCGCAGTTCGCCGTGGAACGGGCCGTCCTGCGGGTCGCTGCGGCGTCGCGCTAG
- a CDS encoding 2,3-butanediol dehydrogenase → MRAARYYDRGDIRVEEIAEPFVTPGTVGIDVAWCGICGSDLHEYTEGPIFIPPAGHPQPISGESAPITMGHEMSGVVYAVGEGVTDLAVGDHVVVEPYILHDDVDTGPASRDYHLSRDMNFIGLGGGGGGLGERIVVKRRWAHRVADSVPLDQAALIEPLSVGYHAAERSGVTAGETVLVTGAGPIGLLTSAIVKALGATVIISEPSPLRRQKALDSGVAQHVLDPRAVDVVAKVRELTGGAGADVGFECTSVQPALDTLVDALKPHGVLVVVSIWGHPGAFDMQKIVLKELDVRGTIAYVNSHPAVIALVEAGKIDLAPFITGKIGLDHLIDEGFDTLIHHNETAVKILVSPSGRGL, encoded by the coding sequence ATGAGAGCTGCGCGCTACTACGACCGTGGGGACATCCGTGTCGAGGAGATCGCAGAGCCTTTCGTCACCCCGGGCACGGTCGGCATCGACGTCGCCTGGTGCGGGATCTGCGGCAGCGACCTGCACGAGTACACGGAGGGGCCGATCTTCATCCCGCCCGCGGGGCATCCGCAGCCCATCAGCGGGGAGAGCGCACCGATCACGATGGGGCACGAGATGTCCGGCGTCGTCTACGCCGTCGGTGAGGGCGTCACGGATCTGGCTGTCGGCGACCATGTCGTCGTCGAGCCGTACATCCTGCACGACGACGTGGACACCGGGCCGGCGAGCCGCGACTACCACCTCTCGCGGGACATGAACTTCATCGGCCTCGGCGGAGGCGGCGGCGGGCTCGGCGAGAGGATCGTCGTCAAGCGCCGCTGGGCCCACCGCGTGGCGGACTCCGTTCCGCTGGACCAGGCAGCACTCATCGAACCCCTCTCGGTCGGCTACCACGCGGCCGAGCGCAGCGGCGTCACGGCCGGGGAGACGGTGCTGGTCACCGGAGCGGGCCCGATCGGGCTGCTGACCTCGGCGATCGTCAAGGCGCTCGGTGCCACGGTGATCATCAGCGAGCCGAGCCCGTTGCGTCGGCAGAAGGCGCTCGACTCGGGCGTCGCGCAGCACGTCCTGGACCCGCGGGCCGTCGACGTCGTGGCCAAGGTCCGCGAGCTCACCGGCGGCGCGGGAGCCGATGTCGGGTTCGAGTGCACCTCGGTGCAGCCTGCGCTCGACACCCTGGTGGACGCGCTGAAGCCGCACGGCGTGCTCGTGGTCGTGTCCATCTGGGGTCACCCCGGCGCGTTCGACATGCAGAAGATCGTGCTCAAGGAGCTCGACGTGCGCGGCACGATCGCCTACGTCAACTCCCACCCGGCGGTGATCGCCCTGGTCGAGGCGGGCAAGATCGACCTGGCCCCGTTCATCACCGGGAAGATCGGGCTGGACCACCTGATCGACGAGGGCTTCGACACCCTGATCCACCACAACGAGACGGCGGTGAAGATCCTCGTCTCGCCGTCGGGGCGGGGGCTCTGA
- the rpsT gene encoding 30S ribosomal protein S20, translating to MANIKSQIKRIGTNEKARLRNKAVKSELKTHVRRVREAIAAADKDAASTALVTASRKLDKAVSKGVIHSNQAANKKSALAKAVAGL from the coding sequence GTGGCCAACATCAAGTCCCAGATCAAGCGCATCGGCACCAACGAGAAGGCCCGTCTGCGCAACAAGGCAGTGAAGTCCGAGCTCAAGACGCACGTGCGTCGGGTTCGCGAGGCGATCGCTGCCGCCGACAAGGATGCGGCTTCCACCGCCCTCGTCACCGCGTCGCGCAAGCTCGACAAGGCAGTCTCGAAGGGTGTCATCCACTCCAACCAGGCCGCCAACAAGAAGTCGGCGCTCGCGAAGGCCGTCGCGGGGCTCTGA
- a CDS encoding circularly permuted type 2 ATP-grasp protein yields MADLFDGYPAGAAWDEVFDRTGAVRPAYAHVRDTLVQMSESELRGRADALARSYLNQGVTFDFAGEERPFPLDVAPRVIDGHVWDAVSPGVAQRVRALEAFLADVYGRQRAVADGVVPHSLITSSTHFHRAAHGIDPPNGVRVQVAGIDLVRDELGDFRVLEDNVRVPSGVSYVLSNRRAMAQTFPELFAALRIRPVSDYPRRLLAALTAAAPAGVDDPTVVVLTPGVFNSAYFEHSLLARTMGVELVEGRDLFCAGGRMWMRTTQGRRRVDVIYRRVDDEYLDPVAFRQDSLLGSPGLMTCARLGTVTIANAVGNGVADDKLVYTYVPDLIRYYLGEEPLIANVDTWRLEDPGALEEVLDRLAELVVKPVDGSGGKGLVIGPAASPAELDRLRGRLRRDPRGWIAQPVVQLSTVPTLVEDGLRPRHVDLRPFAVNDGENVWVLPGGLTRVALPEGELVVNSSQGGGSKDTWVLGGHPPVRSTRVAEHPQAVPVGSSVPIDTNPDDRRAQSMQQQQTLLPPDLPSDRGDREVAPC; encoded by the coding sequence ATGGCGGACCTCTTCGACGGCTACCCCGCGGGCGCCGCGTGGGACGAGGTGTTCGACCGCACCGGCGCGGTGCGGCCGGCCTACGCGCACGTGCGCGACACGCTCGTGCAGATGTCGGAGAGCGAGCTGCGCGGTCGCGCCGACGCCCTGGCGCGCTCCTACCTCAACCAGGGCGTCACGTTCGACTTCGCGGGGGAGGAGCGGCCCTTCCCCCTCGACGTCGCCCCGCGCGTGATCGACGGTCACGTCTGGGACGCCGTCTCTCCCGGGGTGGCGCAGCGGGTCCGGGCGCTCGAGGCGTTCCTGGCGGACGTCTACGGGCGCCAGCGGGCGGTCGCCGACGGCGTGGTCCCGCACTCCCTGATCACGTCGTCCACCCACTTCCATCGGGCGGCGCACGGGATCGACCCGCCGAACGGCGTCCGGGTCCAGGTTGCCGGCATCGACCTGGTGCGCGACGAGCTCGGGGACTTCCGCGTCCTGGAGGACAACGTCCGCGTCCCGAGCGGCGTGAGCTACGTCCTGTCCAACCGCCGCGCGATGGCGCAGACCTTCCCCGAGCTGTTCGCCGCGCTGCGCATCCGCCCGGTGTCCGACTACCCGCGCCGGCTCCTCGCCGCTCTGACCGCCGCGGCGCCCGCCGGTGTCGACGACCCGACCGTCGTGGTCCTGACCCCGGGGGTCTTCAACAGCGCGTACTTCGAGCACTCGCTGCTCGCCCGCACGATGGGCGTCGAGCTCGTCGAGGGGCGTGACCTGTTCTGCGCCGGCGGCCGCATGTGGATGCGGACCACCCAGGGGCGTCGCCGGGTCGACGTGATCTACCGCCGCGTCGACGACGAGTACCTCGACCCGGTCGCGTTCCGGCAGGACTCGCTGCTCGGGAGCCCCGGGCTCATGACGTGCGCCCGGCTCGGCACCGTGACGATCGCGAACGCCGTCGGCAACGGCGTGGCCGACGACAAGCTCGTCTACACCTACGTCCCGGACCTGATCCGGTACTACCTGGGCGAGGAACCGCTGATCGCGAACGTCGACACCTGGCGGCTGGAGGACCCGGGTGCGCTCGAGGAGGTGCTCGACAGGCTCGCCGAGCTCGTCGTCAAACCGGTCGACGGCTCCGGGGGCAAGGGGCTCGTGATCGGTCCCGCCGCGTCGCCGGCCGAGCTCGACCGGCTGCGTGGGCGGCTCCGTCGCGACCCGCGCGGCTGGATCGCGCAGCCCGTCGTCCAGCTCTCGACCGTCCCGACGCTCGTCGAGGACGGCCTGCGGCCCCGGCACGTCGACCTTCGACCGTTCGCCGTGAACGACGGCGAGAACGTCTGGGTCCTCCCGGGCGGGCTCACACGGGTGGCGCTCCCCGAGGGCGAGCTCGTCGTCAACAGCTCGCAGGGCGGCGGCTCGAAGGACACCTGGGTGCTCGGTGGGCACCCGCCTGTGCGGTCCACCCGGGTCGCGGAGCACCCGCAGGCCGTCCCGGTCGGCTCGTCGGTGCCGATCGACACGAACCCCGACGACCGGCGCGCCCAGTCGATGCAGCAGCAGCAGACCCTGCTGCCGCCGGACCTGCCATCGGATCGGGGCGACCGGGAGGTGGCACCGTGCTGA
- the lepA gene encoding translation elongation factor 4, which yields MSPIPSADQLSRIRPSATAPELLRNFCIIAHIDHGKSTLADRMLQLTGVVDARSMRAQYLDRMDIERERGITIKSQAVRMPWAVVDTSGGSTPYALNMIDTPGHVDFTYEVSRSLAACEGAVLLVDAAQGIEAQTLANLYLAMENDLTIIPVLNKIDLPAAQPEKYADEIAGLVGGDPEDVLRVSGKTGAGVLELLDRIVERVPAPGGDPDAPARAMIFDSVYDTYRGVVTYVRVVDGQLSPRERIVMMSTRATHELLEIGVISPEPIPTGGLGIGEVGYLITGVKDVRQSKVGDTVTNASKPAETALAEYHDPRPMVFSGLYPIDGSDYPLLRDALDKLKLNDAALHYEPETSVALGFGFRVGFLGLLHLEIVRERLEREFNLDLISTAPNVVYEVTLEDRSVLTVTNPSEFPGGKIVEVREPIVKATILAPSEFIGSIMELCQERRGTMQGMDYLSADRVELRYVLPLAEIVFDFFDQLKSKTRGYASLDYEPSGEQAADLVKVDILLQGEQVDAFSSIVHKDKAYAYGVMMTGKLRELIPRQQFEVPIQAAIGARVIARETIRAMRKDVLAKCYGGDITRKRKLLEKQKEGKKRMKTIGRVDVPQEAFIAALSSDASGGKDTKDKK from the coding sequence GTGTCCCCGATCCCCAGCGCCGACCAGCTCAGCCGCATCCGCCCGTCGGCCACGGCTCCTGAGCTCCTGCGCAACTTCTGCATCATCGCGCACATCGACCACGGGAAGTCGACGCTCGCCGACCGCATGCTCCAGCTCACCGGGGTGGTCGACGCGCGCTCGATGCGTGCGCAGTACCTCGACCGGATGGACATCGAGCGCGAGCGGGGCATCACGATCAAGTCCCAGGCGGTCCGCATGCCCTGGGCGGTGGTCGACACGTCCGGCGGGTCGACGCCGTACGCCCTCAACATGATCGACACCCCGGGGCACGTCGACTTCACCTACGAGGTCTCGCGCTCGCTCGCGGCGTGCGAGGGCGCGGTGCTGCTCGTCGACGCGGCGCAGGGCATCGAGGCGCAGACCCTCGCGAACCTGTACCTCGCGATGGAGAACGACCTCACGATCATCCCGGTGCTCAACAAGATCGACCTGCCGGCCGCCCAGCCCGAGAAGTACGCCGACGAGATCGCCGGCCTGGTCGGCGGCGACCCGGAGGACGTGCTGCGCGTGTCCGGCAAGACCGGCGCCGGCGTCCTGGAGCTGCTCGACCGGATCGTCGAACGCGTGCCGGCCCCCGGCGGTGACCCTGACGCGCCGGCACGGGCGATGATCTTCGACTCGGTCTACGACACCTACCGCGGTGTCGTGACCTACGTGCGCGTCGTCGACGGTCAGCTCAGCCCCCGCGAGCGGATCGTCATGATGTCCACCCGCGCGACGCACGAGCTGCTCGAGATCGGCGTGATCTCGCCCGAGCCGATCCCGACGGGTGGGCTCGGCATCGGGGAGGTCGGGTACCTCATCACCGGCGTCAAGGACGTGCGCCAGTCCAAGGTCGGCGACACGGTCACCAACGCGAGCAAGCCGGCCGAGACGGCGCTCGCCGAGTACCACGACCCCCGTCCGATGGTCTTCTCGGGGCTCTACCCGATCGACGGGTCGGACTACCCGTTGCTGCGCGACGCCCTCGACAAGCTCAAGCTGAACGACGCGGCGCTGCACTACGAGCCCGAGACCTCGGTCGCCCTCGGGTTCGGGTTCCGGGTCGGGTTCCTCGGGCTGCTGCACCTGGAGATCGTGCGCGAGCGGCTCGAGCGCGAGTTCAACCTCGACCTGATCTCGACCGCCCCGAACGTCGTCTACGAGGTCACCCTCGAGGACCGGTCGGTGCTGACGGTGACGAACCCGAGCGAGTTCCCCGGCGGCAAGATCGTCGAGGTGCGCGAACCGATCGTGAAGGCGACGATCCTCGCGCCGAGCGAGTTCATCGGCTCGATCATGGAGCTGTGCCAGGAGCGGCGCGGCACGATGCAGGGGATGGACTACCTGTCCGCCGACCGCGTCGAGCTGCGGTACGTGCTGCCCCTCGCGGAGATCGTCTTCGACTTCTTCGACCAGCTGAAGTCCAAGACCCGCGGTTACGCGTCGCTCGACTACGAGCCGTCCGGCGAGCAGGCCGCCGACCTCGTCAAGGTGGACATCCTGCTCCAGGGTGAGCAGGTCGACGCGTTCAGCTCGATCGTGCACAAGGACAAGGCGTACGCGTACGGCGTGATGATGACCGGCAAGCTGCGTGAGCTGATCCCGCGCCAGCAGTTCGAGGTGCCGATCCAGGCGGCGATCGGTGCCCGCGTGATCGCCCGCGAGACGATCCGCGCCATGCGCAAGGACGTGCTCGCCAAGTGCTACGGCGGGGACATCACCCGCAAGCGCAAGCTCCTCGAGAAGCAGAAGGAGGGCAAGAAGCGCATGAAGACCATCGGCCGCGTCGACGTCCCCCAGGAGGCCTTCATCGCGGCGCTCTCCTCCGACGCCTCGGGCGGCAAGGACACCAAGGACAAGAAGTGA